In Kitasatospora gansuensis, a genomic segment contains:
- a CDS encoding NUDIX domain-containing protein: MTSEWAVHGSRTIYTSPWVELDLVDVEPPGQPRYEHHLVKWAPVAATVVLDDQLRVLMMWRHRFATNTWNWEIPSGIVEDGEALEAAAAREVEEETGWRVDSVEPLAYNQPVGGMSNAEHHVFLAHGAEYIAPPVDTHEADRIEWIPLDRIQDMIDRREIVAGVAVTGLLQLLARRPTPSAPEAP, from the coding sequence ATGACCAGCGAGTGGGCCGTTCACGGCAGTCGGACCATCTACACCAGCCCCTGGGTCGAGCTTGACCTGGTGGACGTCGAGCCCCCAGGGCAGCCCAGGTACGAACACCATCTGGTGAAGTGGGCCCCGGTAGCGGCGACCGTGGTCCTGGACGACCAGCTCCGAGTGCTCATGATGTGGCGCCACCGCTTCGCCACCAACACCTGGAACTGGGAAATCCCCTCCGGCATCGTGGAGGACGGCGAGGCCCTCGAGGCCGCCGCCGCCCGCGAGGTCGAAGAGGAGACCGGCTGGCGGGTCGACTCCGTGGAGCCTCTGGCCTACAACCAGCCCGTTGGCGGGATGAGCAACGCAGAGCACCACGTCTTCCTTGCCCACGGCGCCGAGTACATCGCCCCACCCGTCGACACCCACGAAGCGGACCGTATCGAGTGGATCCCCCTCGATCGCATCCAGGACATGATCGACCGCCGCGAGATCGTCGCCGGAGTCGCTGTCACCGGCCTCCTCCAGCTCCTCGCCCGGCGCCCTACGCCGTCAGCACCCGAGGCGCCCTGA
- a CDS encoding XRE family transcriptional regulator codes for MVTVPGASPAERLRTLREMLGLTQGEMATMAGLSPAWISSVETQAREATEDGLRAIASGTGTPMSFFSAAPSTVPLDSLRFRKTAGASRTVTKRITAFYSESYRVTEHLLEFQGYPPPPLPMATNELLDDEDIEQFAAATRQALRLAPDKPIPHMTRALERSGVAVAPIVLTDPAGEQQRATTNHFGVSYWGGIGEGALVGYFPGSSGDRDRFTLAHELGHLVLHTFRPQAVDPEGEANRFAGAFLVPYERAVTEITDRLSLNGYARLKATWGVSIQALIMRGAVVGTINESRKRSLFVQLTQRGWRKEEPVPVGKEEPLLIWNLLTRRFGEKPYVPAAEELAIHPTVLRSIAPTPGSSSSNAQPPSRGGGSVVEFRRRHPNLSASDGPSRLAH; via the coding sequence ATGGTCACGGTGCCAGGGGCTTCTCCGGCTGAGCGCCTGCGCACCCTGCGGGAGATGTTGGGCCTCACCCAGGGCGAGATGGCCACGATGGCTGGCCTCAGTCCCGCGTGGATCTCCAGTGTCGAAACGCAGGCCCGTGAGGCGACGGAAGACGGCCTGCGTGCCATCGCCAGCGGCACCGGTACCCCGATGTCGTTCTTCTCCGCAGCGCCGTCAACCGTGCCGTTGGACTCACTGCGGTTCCGGAAGACGGCAGGCGCCAGTCGGACCGTCACCAAGCGGATCACTGCGTTCTACAGCGAGAGCTACCGGGTCACCGAACACCTGCTGGAGTTCCAGGGGTACCCGCCACCGCCGCTGCCGATGGCGACGAACGAGTTGCTGGACGACGAGGACATCGAGCAGTTCGCCGCGGCCACCCGACAGGCACTTCGCCTGGCGCCGGACAAGCCGATCCCGCACATGACGCGCGCACTGGAGCGGTCGGGGGTGGCGGTCGCCCCGATCGTGCTCACCGACCCAGCTGGGGAACAGCAGCGCGCGACCACTAACCACTTCGGCGTGTCGTACTGGGGCGGGATTGGCGAGGGGGCCCTGGTCGGGTACTTCCCCGGGTCGAGCGGGGACCGGGACCGGTTCACCTTGGCCCACGAACTCGGCCACCTAGTACTGCACACCTTCCGGCCGCAGGCAGTCGACCCCGAGGGGGAGGCGAACCGATTCGCCGGGGCTTTCCTGGTGCCGTATGAGCGCGCAGTCACGGAGATCACCGATCGGCTGTCCTTGAATGGGTATGCCCGATTGAAGGCCACGTGGGGCGTCTCGATCCAAGCGCTGATCATGCGTGGGGCAGTGGTCGGCACGATCAACGAAAGCCGAAAGCGCTCCCTCTTCGTGCAGCTGACTCAGCGCGGCTGGCGCAAGGAGGAACCAGTTCCGGTCGGCAAGGAAGAGCCACTGCTGATCTGGAACCTGCTAACCAGGCGGTTCGGGGAGAAGCCGTATGTGCCGGCGGCCGAGGAGTTGGCGATTCATCCGACGGTGCTCAGGTCGATTGCTCCAACGCCTGGGAGCAGCTCGTCGAATGCTCAACCTCCGTCTCGTGGGGGAGGCTCGGTGGTGGAGTTCCGCCGCAGGCACCCCAATCTGAGCGCCTCTGACGGTCCGAGCCGACTGGCCCACTGA